The Solea solea chromosome 15, fSolSol10.1, whole genome shotgun sequence genome segment ACATTCTacattgtacatttaaaaagaaatatagaTTGCTCCATTGCTATTCAAACACTAAAAGTTGGCCTTATCGTCATTATGGACTGTGGCATTcatttgtaacaaaaaaaaaagttaattgttTAAATCGTGTATTTGACAGTGAAGGAAAactatattaatataatttaagaTTGTGTGGATGGTTAGGGCATCCTCTCTGCTATATTTACAAGGAACAGAGATTAAGTTAATTATCATGAACCAATAAAAGCAGTAAATTCTCATATTTGAGAAACTGAATTTGTTTAAttctttaatcttttttttttttactgtttttagcTGAGAGTGTGTAGTCAGCCAAGACCATGCGCAgtgggtgatgatgatgatgatgttcagTTGTACCACAATGACAGAATTCACCTAGTTCCTCATTCATGCGGTGCTGCTCTGCTCACTGAAGTGAAGGGAATGCAATGCTGTTTGTGCAATAAAAGGAGGAACAAACTGGAGCAGTTCTGCAATGCTTTTTTCCGATTTCTGTCAAAAATGCAACAGCTGTCGAGGACTAAACAGACTAAGTAGATTCTCCCCTTGTTGAAACatgcttttttccatgactgtGTTCATCCATTAGTTCTAGAGAGAAAAATCTCCACCAGACAAACAAGAGAGGAGCTCATCAAAAAAGGAGTTCTCATCCCTGACCAAGGTTTGTCTGATCATTCTGTGGCACATTTTCAATACTTCTGTCAAATGCAAAATCAGAAATGGTTTCACATCCGTTATTATGTCAATATATTTTTTACAGCAGCCTGCCAAACCtacctgagtgtgtgtttcacatttaaagcaGAGGCTTAACTAGACAAACAAACTTTCTGGTGTTCAAAAGCCACCGTAGCTTCCTAGATATCACAAAGTCTTACAGACTGGACCAATTCAAATCCAAATGGAGACTTGTCATATTTAAGATGTAGcaagtgatttattttccctAGCATGAGcggttttgtttctgtttctgtttccgtTCCCCTCTCATGTGCTCTCATGCATTGCTGGAAAGGTAGAGGATGTTTACTGTTTAATCTCTCCACCAGATGAATCAATCAACAGTCAAAATCTCAACGGCCATGCCACATCCAGTGTGACATCAGAGGAGGTCAAAGTTGACATAGAGTCTCCAGAAACAGTGCTGCAGGAACAGGCTACTGGTCCCGTTCGTACCGAGGACAAACCAGGTAACGTCTTTGACCCTGAATCCAGGGACACAGAGCAGTGAGCCTTCCACGTTGGCCACTTTATTTTTAGATGCATGACGTTAATGTTGCTgctttttggggggggggggggtagtttttagtttctttgaagtttttttttttctttccctctcagTCGTGGAATGCATTTGTATCGGCAGCCTGACATTGAATCCCCTGTGGGATCTCTGACCGGCCCTAATGTGTTCAAGTAGATATTCCCATTACTGCATCAGCCTGCAGCAGGTATTCTCAGCCTGAACAGAGCAGCATCTCCATCTCCTTATGccccctccctcaccctctAGAGACAGACCACTGCTCCTCTATCTGATGCTGCTTAAGTGTTGAGATGTTTTCATCTCAACCCTGTTAGCATTGAACCGGGCCATTTGTTTGTCCATTTATCAATAAACGGAACATGGTGCAAGCAACGGACACTGTGAACACGGCAGCAGAACACACAGATCGTGCTGGAGGTTCATGGGTTCATTCTATCTGTTCATCTTATGTAAATGAGAATACAGATCACACATCTTTGGGTCATCATCATTAGCTCTTTTCAATGCACCCTTTATCTGCAATCATCTCCTTACTGTCTCTGTGTGCTTGTCTTGCATGTTCATTCTGCGCAGATGTGCGTCTTCTCTTCTGCCTCTCAAATCGCCATTTTAACCTGAACACCAAACGTTTTCTTCCTGCTTCCTCTGCTCCGCTCTGCTCCGCTCAGCGAGGTGTGACACTAAACCCGTCGCTCGGGCACACCAGGCACGGCCTCAAGATATTCAAGCTAAAAAATTGCAAAGTGCCACTCTGcctgcctcctcctccaaaTCTGCAGGTGGCACCGCGGCCACAAACAGGCACAAAGAAGTTGCCACAGGGACTAAAAAGACAACTAAGACAACAGTCAAGACAGGCTCATCCACTCAGGCTAAAGCTAACCCACGGGGCTCTAACAACACTAGTCGTGTCATTGGTAAGTTAGTTGGGGCCTGAAGCCAGTTTGCCTGTTGCCTGCCTGCATGGAAAATGTGCTCGCATCACTGTTTGAATGGAAAAGGAGGCTCATTATAAAGCTGCCTGTCAACCAGGGTTTCATGTACACTCCATCATGTATTTGAAGTGCTTCCTTCAAGTTCCTGCAAAATAATCGCCCACCCCCCCGCATCCCCTCCATGTCTCTCCCTCTGGATAAGGTCCTTTCCACATTAGAAATGGTTTCCGGTCAAGTCTGTCTGTTTTCTCACAAAGCAGAAGTGAGCATTTATTCACTCTGCTCTGCAAATGGTTCTACAGTACAAGTGTGTAACATgtgcacgtgcatgtgtgtgtctgtgtgttgatgCACTTGATAACATACAGACGGATGAATGTGAAGCTGACCACAGCCCATAATAGTGCATGCAATATTTGTCTGGTCTTTTCTGAAGGCTTATGTTATTGGAACAAAAGTGGTATGTACATagatttgatttaatgtttaaGAAGTACAATTTTCAGCATTACTTTAGTTACTATTTGGATATTCTGTTATATTATAGTTGACAGCATGTTCTAATTTTGTAGCGTCTCACTGATTCAAAACAGATCAATTGTGGAATGCATAtataatgcatatatatataatgtattaaaaataagaatggagctaataaatgattaatcacTGTTTGAAGCACGAGTAATTTGTGTGTTGGACTTTTggttggttaaaaaaagaaaagtgtgccAGGAATCTTCAAATGTTTTGGTCCTCAGAGTATTTAATTAAAACTCAAGgagtatgtatatttatatttgtttcttACATATTATGATATATGGTTTTTGGGTTTGATTTTTGTAGTAGTATTTTTTGATTTTCAATAAGTCTCTTCTGTTTACTGTGTATCTTTGAATATAATGACATGATCAtttatatctaaaaaaaaattattctgaCTTCACAGTGAGGTTTATGGTTGTTTACTCCTAATCCATCCGAGACAAAGAGCAGCATCTTTTCGATTTAAACCGTAAGAGATGCCTCGGTGGGATTTCATTTGGACTTGTGTTCATATAGAGAGAACCGCACTCACACATAAAGACAGTTAGAGGTTTTTGTGTCCCATGTGTAgctctgtcctcatgtcctcaggTCAAAACTGAAGCACTGAGAAGAAAGATCTCTTACATTGTCTTGCTCCTCCTTGTTTCTCCTCAGCCAAATCCTCCCATCCAAAAAAGACAGGAGGCACAGCGAAAACAACCCCTGCCTCCACCTCCAACCCCCGCTCTCGTACATCGAAGGATGCAGGTGGTCCAGCACAGACTGACAGGACAAATGCACGGACCAACCGCAAATCATGCACGCCCAACTCTTCCTCTTTACCTCACAAGGCCACCACCGTAGAGACTCCTAACCAGTCTGGGACGTTAAAGCCATCGCCCATTTCCTCAGACACCAAGGCGGCCTTATCTAAAGCCTCAGGCAAAGAGACTGCTCTGTCTGCTCAGTCTGCTCTGGATGCCTCTGCTGTGGGTAAGGAGACCCACAAAGGACTGACTCCTGAAGCCACAGCAGTCCATTCTACCCATGTTAACCCTGTGACAGAAGACACTTCcttcacagagggagagacggaTAACAGCTCACAGGATGAGAACGAAAGAAatgaagagggaggagaggacgaAAAGAAGAGTGGAGAAATAGAGGCTGCTGTGAAGAACAGTCCCAGGTAACAACATAGTCAGGACACTTGTTCACAATCCCTGCATGTCAATCTTACATACGTAATGCTCTACACAGCTGTCTTAATGGGTTTCTAATACTGAAAGGTTTTAAAGCTGCATaacttttggtgttttttttgttgctgattACTAACAGAAACGATGTAATGGTGCTTTTCCTCTATACAGCCCGGCACGGCTTCGATGGCataccttttgtttttccattaacGAGAGTACCTGGTacatactactttttttttagtgcctgctcttGCGAGGTTGCAAGTGAACTGAGCTGATACTATACGTGACGTGGTGAGACTGCCCtctactgattggtcagagagtgtcgtctctggaagagtcacgagcacGACGTTCAACACGAGAaccaaactgaacaatgctgaactgtagatcagttaaaaagactttaaaatcctgaaaagttgtgtaaatctccaacatttagcaaggcagtgtctaaaatctcaacattgaACAGCTGTATTTAGCGTCAGCGAGTAGCGATCGCGAGCAGCGCCGCTTTAgctgagtctaatgattcagtacaccgaaaacaactgctctacttgtttgtgtgcttgtgtcctatgatgactctgcccacgttgaggaggtactacagtaatggaaaacgatacCAGAGTAGAGTCGAGTCTTGCcgggactgtgtagtggaaaagcaccttaacagtatttgtatgctgtgtcctctGTCAGGCAGCCGTCACAccagactgagggagcattaATACACCGGCCGTGCAGGGGCAGGTCGGGATAAGACGCATTTCtcctgtcaaactgctcaatgacagcatttcttttttttagaatgaATGTAGAATTCCCGTCTGAAGTTTAGTGGGCgcttctttgtattttcagtcaaactccaacctgttttCCATAgctcagtgttgctgttgcctttgtTTATCACTTCCAAGGTGAAGCACAGAAATGTTACCGCGGCGACACggagatctaaacaccactatactTGAGGAACACAGCATTGTTTTGACAGtagtaacagacatttgttcacatttaaaggTTATGAACTACAGTTTTAATTAATGAGTCGATTTACAATAAACTTAAAGCAAAGTATTAACATTTAGTTGATCATTTTCTGAATTTCTAAAACATTTTGGCTGCAGGTCAGCAGAGGGCcagtctgaaaagacacagGGTCTGAGTGTGAAAACAGATCATGCCTTAGTGACGGTGATCCCTGATAGGCCAAGAGACAGCCAGACtagtgactctgactctgacggCCCAATCCTGTATCGggacgaggaggaagacgaCGAGGAAGACGAGTACACGAATAGTACGCCGTTTCGTGCACCACACAGTCAAACATaccaaaatatccacatttatcATTGTAGACTTAGTCAATGTTTGATTATGATCTTCAACCGATCACTGTGCAGTTTGTTTCAAGGCCCGTAACAAAGTCTCGCCGCTACGTCTTTTATTCCAGGTTCTCTGGCCATCAAGATCCGGCGGAGAGACACTCTAAACATCAAGCTCGGGAACCGACCCAGCAagagagagctggaggagaaaaaCATTCTGCCAAGGAGCtcggagacagagagacacgaGCTACGCCAGCAGATAGGCTCCAAACTcgtcaggtacacacacacacacacacacacacacagagcatgcTGGGATTATGTAGCTAGGTGTGAATATTCATCATAGATTTGGCAGGAATCGGAGGTCATAAGGGAGaatgttgattgtttttttttgttgttgttgtgggcgGTGTACGAGTACAAATGATGCACAGTAAAAAGCTTAGTTTTTATTTGACCAGAGAGGCTGATAAAAAGATAAACCTTTGGgttaacatgaaaaaaaagaagaaggtgtAAATAGCTTTTCTCACAAGTGTAACTGTGAAGATCCACGCTGTGTTTCTGAAGAGCTGTGAACGTTTGAATCATTGTAGAAATGTATGAGAACACAGATTTCTCTTTTCAGACGCCTGAGCCAAAGACCCTCCACAGAGGAgctggagcagagaaacatccTTAGGCGTAAGTTTCTGAACGACATTTGAAACTGGGGGGAAATctattattatcttattattttaGAGGCTTTAATTGTAACATAACACACATTTCAAGCTATGGCAGTACGTGTACTTGAGCAGCACAGTGGAAAAATGTTGTAATCTGTAGATTTGGACTCTTATTAGTGTCTTATTAGGTAGACGGTAGAAGTATAAGGTATAAGCAAATTGAAAAACTTATATTCAGAGTAGTTCTTGTTGTGGAAAAGCAGACAGTAGTAAGTGGGGCTGTcgctttttattcaaaatgtgatATTATCACACACGTAGGATGTTAATCACCTGCTTCTCTTCTCATAAAGAATTTGTTTGTGGTGTATTAGGGGATCGTCAACGGCAGCGCAGGGAGTGAGGGTGTTTGAATTTATGCAAACTGATCATGGGTCACTAATAATTCGTTTGAGCTTggtttttggaaaaagtgacagcccttgTAGTAAAGCAGGGCTCTCCGTTTAGCTTTCCTTAAAGGGCCAAGTTCTGCCAAACATGCCAAGCCAAGGGCCAAAACATGTGAGGTGGATACACGTCTGCGgacactgaaaaataaacatgctgATGCACATACCTGTGTTCcatcaataacaacaataataataataataagttgtTTACTTTATCTATACAGCAAACGTTCCCAGAGTGCTTTCACAGATCAGATTAAAGAAAGCCAAACAACACTTACAGACTAGAAAATAAAcgaaagaacaaaagaaaatgaccaTAATAATGCTAATGTAAATAAAGCAATTAAAAGCAAGGTTTATAGGTGTTAGTAAATACCAGGTCAGTATAACCAATATAAAGGTCAGGTGGACAATAtagcagtaaaaataaataaataaataaaagacaaagttataagaagtgatttaaaagacGCCACTGTTTCTGCGAGCCTCATCTCCTCAGGCAGGCCATTCAAAAGTCCACGGTCCCTGGCGGCAAAGGCTCCGTCTCCTCTGGATTGAGCCCTGCCCGAGGATCTAAGACTGCGCGACGGCTCGTATGGCGGCAGCACAATTATTGACAGAAATGGCAATTACCACATTCAAGAATAGTTTATTTGTATGCATTGGGTTTCTGTAACAGCATTATGACTATGCTTTCAGGTTGGCATATCTATAATTCATTCAGATGAGTCAAAATTCAACTTTTAAAGATGTTTGTAATTCAACTGAAATCAAGACCGTTCTGCAATACGTTGAAATGACTGTGTTGTTAAAGATAACTAGTTCAGTTAAACTAGTTCTTACTAGTCACATTGAAAGAGGTTCAAATGAGGTTGTTATCTGTGGACAGTCAGTCTTGGTTAAACCTCTTGCTGTCTGAGCCTCTCTCTGTTCCGAGAGCTGAAGGCgtgcatgtgtttctgtctccGTAAGCTGAACAGCAAACACTACTTGTCTCAGTTTATGTGTCTAATTACACCAAACCcttccagcagcttgtttttgtgcttttagaCCGGGTTTTAATGTTTTGACTCTTTGGGTCACTGTTTTAAAGTCGCTTTAAGCGTTCAGATTACAGCGCTCTCAAACACTgccgctttctctctctctctctctctctcgtcatGTGATGACTGAGTTTTGACAAACAACAACCAACAAAaccttaaataaatgtttaatcatTGTTAAATACATGATCTACCACGCCCAAACTCCGACCTTTTAAATCAACACAGTCAATGAAATCCTCTGTGATATTTGGTGAAGGAATCAAGCATTTCCAGTTGCAAACATCAAATCTAGTTACCTgagttattatttgtttttataaaattgtgttttccttttaaacCTGGATAACAAGTGGGTCAGTGGGAGATGTTTGGCTCTTGTTAGCCGGATCTATTCATGGATCCCGGCTGTATATTGTCACATTGTTTATTTACGTGCACATTTACTCTATGTAAAGTTTCCATCTATGAAGACACTGTCTTACTTACAGATTACTTACATAGTCATACTGTGTTGCAGCCACGGTCATGCTTTTATGTAACAGATCACGTTTCCCAGTTATTGATAAAAGGAGAAGCTTGTTGCAGACACAGTAGTCGTGAAGTGACTCTGCTGCTTCATTGCTTGCAGAGAAAAATGAAGCAGAGGAGCAAGAAGCCAAGCAAGAGATTAAAAGGAGACTCTCCAGAAAGGTACTGTAAACACTGAACGCACTCACACACCCATGCACATTTAAGAGAGAAGACGGAGTCTATATTTAGCTGCTAAAATGTTTAGTTTCACCTTATGAAGTCTTAGTGGGGGGGGATAATGATGCCAAGTCTGGTGAACTGAGCCATCTAGGGGACATAAATGGAACTACAGGCGAAAGCTGACTGTTTTTTGTCAGTGACAGGAAATAAGATcatgtgttttaatttaacaaGTCAGGGAACGACAGTAAAattaaacatgcaaaaaaacaaaacactgaagtGTGTCTGATCTGTCTTGTTCTTGGCGCTTGTGTGTAGTTGAGTGTGAGGCCCACAGTTGCAGAGCTCATTGCTCGAAGGATCCTGCGTTTCAACGAGTACGTGGAAGTAACGGATGCCAAGGATTATGACCGGCGGGCAGACAAACCCTGGACACGGCTCACTCCTGCTGACAAGGTACTGCAGTTAACAAACTTAATATTACAGTGGCTGCTgcacattttatacatttttaatattaagcTTTACATCAGCTTGGAAATACGGTGAGCGTGAAGTTGGGGTGTTTAAATGATGAAACACGGCCAGTATAGATACCCAAACAAAGCATAATGTCGGCATGTGAACATACATGAATTCATGATAGTTTCCACTGATGTGTGGTTAGCATTTAGCCATTAATAGCATCAGTGAAACTGAGTGTTGATGTTTTGTTGGTAAGGCCACAGAGTTTCACAGTGTTGCCTTTTGCCAGCACTTGACAACTTGAATTGTGAAAGCTTAATATTATCTTCAACTGAAAAGAAATATGGTTTGTCTCTTCTGGACCACAGCagttaaactaaacaaaagcaGAGTAGAATCTAGGATTTATGACgtttagtttagtatgttcttggacatgaaaaacacactcactgcaAGAATAATGATGACACTTATtgaaaaaagtttttgttttcaaagtacAAGGTCTTTTTTTATCTGGTTTAGAACCTTCTTacagaaggagaaaaaagcTGTTTCTGTGCCAGGCGCTCCCTCTGCTGTTGATGTGTGGAACTGCACAGAAATCACACTAAAATCTCCATCATCCTAAACCTTAAACATGAATCCCCCATAGAGATAACTACCATCTGTATGATCAGGACAAATGGTGATCAGTCACATTCAATACTCATGGTCCTGAGTTTCAGTGTCCTCTAATTCTATCCTATATATTATGATATATgttgtttgaaaacaaaagagTGACAAACTAACATAAACTTTTCCTAACAATACAAATGTTTGCTTGGTTTTATATCCTCCGGAATTCCCAGGTACCCAGGTATTCAGATTTTGGACTGACAACCCCAGTATTAGCTTTTATTTgatgtccgtgtgtgtgtgtgtgtgtgtgtgtgtgtgtgtgtgtgtgtgtgtgtgtgtgtgtgtgtgtgtgtgtgtgtgtgtgtgtgtgtgtgtgtgtgtgtgtgtgtgtgtgtgtgtgtgtgtgtgtgtgtgtgtgtgtgtgtgttctctgccCCTCAGGCTGCTATTCGTAAGGAGCTGAACGAGTTCAAGAGCCGAGAGATGGAGGTTCATGAAGACAGCAAACAGTTCACCAGGTACTCAGCGGTCGATTTTTGGGCCCGACTCTGATGATAGCTCGCACTTCATTAGTAATTTTTCCCCTGTAAATCCTGCTGGTTATTAGCTCCCAGTGatcaatatttatattattccgGTCCCCTGAAGCCTTTTCCACTAACCACATTAAAGTCATGATATACGCACACGCAGATCGACTACAGACAACAGTTTATTATCCTTTGGGATTGATTGCCAATAAAGTTCAGGTTCTCTCTCGATGTCTGTGTTATTAGATCTGTGCGACATGGTTTTATATGATACCGCTGTACAGATCGCTGAGAgaatatgtttgtaaaagccTTTAAAACCCTCTGCATTTCCATTATAAtccagtatttttatttttttttatctacacaATATACAAGTAGAAAGCTGGCTTTAAATAACTCTCAGTATTTGTTCAATTTACTGTGCTGCCATTGTTTCACTATGCATAGTCTTCAGGTCATATATagtgcttgaaatccttgaaagtgcttgaaatgtcaactttctttgtttctgaGTAGTAGTAGCATCaaaaaccctgccgctgtatttcagtccagttaagtagtactgaacaaatacttttaattaactgattctaatgatccAGTTACACTGAagacaactgctttacaagacactagtcactcgtgtgtgtgtgtaaaaagaagtcccggcagtttcatgcagccgtgcagtgatgactccgcccacgttgagtggaaaaccaacctaaaccgtgccgtggcgagtcCAGGCGAGCGGGggccatagtggaaaagggacATAAATCAAATGAGTGAAATAAGACTTACTTTATGAAGTTGACTTTTAGagttatttgattatttaaaatttcaaaaaaagtgcaatatgtTCTTCATGTAGCAGCATTTACAGCTTTACAGGAGCTTCATGCCAGCTGTGTAAGTTTTGTGAAGATGGACGAATCAGGCTGCAGCGTCAGTGTCTAATGATGAAGGCCGACTGATTCTCTGACACagagttatttttctttcattcattcattcattcattcattcattcatctatgatttattcatattcattcatttcactttCTGACAAAGCAGTACATCTGTTGTCTTTGTACGGATGTCGCATTGTATTCTAGGTTTTCTTTAGTTGCATGCGCCACACAAAAATCAACGGTGACACTGACCCACTCCCTAAATTCAATGGCAGCACAGCTGTAAAGGGCTGGAAATGCTTgtaaagtgcttgaatttgaccttACAAGATGTGTATTAAACATATCAGTTTTACTGTATTCTGAAAAGCTCTCATATGCATCTTTTATTTCCCAGCTCTTATTAGAGTAGTGAATTCTCCTCACAGTCTCATAAATGAGACAAACGTAGACACTGCATTCATTTTCCCTGCCTTGTATTGTTTCACGAGCAAAGCCTTTGTATTTTCAGATTCCATCGACCTTGAGGGCGCTTCACTGCCACGAAACCCTCCGGACCACATTTCCCAGCAGCCCTCTGGCCTTCTGGACCCTCACTACACCGCTCACATCAACTCATGATGTATCTTTCTCTATAATGATAGTTAAAGGTTTGTCTTAAGGCGCTGGCCCTCCACAGActctggaacaaaaacaaatataaacacatatctATAGTCACAACAGTATGTAGAACTATTTATTGACAGATGTGGAGAGCATACTGGTATATGAAGTGtttcttttccctttctttGGTTCACTTCAGGCCttgtaataaaatgtttcatCGTGGGGGGAATAGCCTTGTAGTAATGAATGTGACGCAAGTGTTTCTGTACAGGTTGTGTACATGCCACGGTATTCTTTGTCATAAACTGCCAAATAACCATATATGGGCATCCTCTTAGAGCGGAAGATGGGagtgattggttggttggttgtgtGCCGTTGTCAGTGCCTGTGTCATAGATGAGAGGTTTGTTCTGCTTTGATGTGCCTCTCGGGGCTTGAATCTGAAATGCTGCAGTTAATTGTAAGACATATTTGAAGTATATTGCCACTAGAGGGCATTATATCATAAGAGTTGTAGCCTGTAAGgatgaagatgtgtgtgtgtgtgtgtgtggatgaagtGTTGATATTTTAAACTGCTGAAGCCGAGGGAGCAGTGGGTACCTGAGGCT includes the following:
- the phactr2 gene encoding phosphatase and actin regulator 2 isoform X2, which produces MGEEGDTYPPEMRHFFQPWPLPRLRSHSDTSGFRSRVLLRLRGARSVDGLEKSSSLASCDVVVDSATNTQNPPASRQQRGKLSSLGKLFKPWKWRKKKTSDKFQDLSKVLERKISTRQTREELIKKGVLIPDQDESINSQNLNGHATSSVTSEEVKVDIESPETVLQEQATGPVRTEDKPARCDTKPVARAHQARPQDIQAKKLQSATLPASSSKSAGGTAATNRHKEVATGTKKTTKTTVKTGSSTQAKANPRGSNNTSRVIAKSSHPKKTGGTAKTTPASTSNPRSRTSKDAGGPAQTDRTNARTNRKSCTPNSSSLPHKATTVETPNQSGTLKPSPISSDTKAALSKASGKETALSAQSALDASAVEGETDNSSQDENERNEEGGEDEKKSGEIEAAVKNSPRSAEGQSEKTQGLSVKTDHALVTVIPDRPRDSQTSDSDSDGPILYRDEEEDDEEDEYTNSSLAIKIRRRDTLNIKLGNRPSKRELEEKNILPRSSETERHELRQQIGSKLVRRLSQRPSTEELEQRNILRQKNEAEEQEAKQEIKRRLSRKLSVRPTVAELIARRILRFNEYVEVTDAKDYDRRADKPWTRLTPADKAAIRKELNEFKSREMEVHEDSKQFTRFHRP
- the phactr2 gene encoding phosphatase and actin regulator 2 isoform X1 → MGEEGDTYPPEMRHFFQPWPLPRLRSHSDTSGFRSRVLLRLRGARSVDGLEKSSSLASCDVVVDSATNTQNPPASRQQRGKLSSLGKLFKPWKWRKKKTSDKFQDLSKVLERKISTRQTREELIKKGVLIPDQDESINSQNLNGHATSSVTSEEVKVDIESPETVLQEQATGPVRTEDKPARCDTKPVARAHQARPQDIQAKKLQSATLPASSSKSAGGTAATNRHKEVATGTKKTTKTTVKTGSSTQAKANPRGSNNTSRVIAKSSHPKKTGGTAKTTPASTSNPRSRTSKDAGGPAQTDRTNARTNRKSCTPNSSSLPHKATTVETPNQSGTLKPSPISSDTKAALSKASGKETALSAQSALDASAVGKETHKGLTPEATAVHSTHVNPVTEDTSFTEGETDNSSQDENERNEEGGEDEKKSGEIEAAVKNSPRSAEGQSEKTQGLSVKTDHALVTVIPDRPRDSQTSDSDSDGPILYRDEEEDDEEDEYTNSSLAIKIRRRDTLNIKLGNRPSKRELEEKNILPRSSETERHELRQQIGSKLVRRLSQRPSTEELEQRNILRQKNEAEEQEAKQEIKRRLSRKLSVRPTVAELIARRILRFNEYVEVTDAKDYDRRADKPWTRLTPADKAAIRKELNEFKSREMEVHEDSKQFTRFHRP
- the phactr2 gene encoding phosphatase and actin regulator 2 isoform X5; amino-acid sequence: MGEEGDTYPPEMRHFFQPWPLPRLRSHSDTSGFRSRVLLRLRGARSVDGLEKSSSLASCDVVVDSATNTQNPPASRQQRGKLSSLGKLFKPWKWRKKKTSDKFQDLSKVLERKISTRQTREELIKKGVLIPDQDESINSQNLNGHATSSVTSEEVKVDIESPETVLQEQATGPVRTEDKPAKSSHPKKTGGTAKTTPASTSNPRSRTSKDAGGPAQTDRTNARTNRKSCTPNSSSLPHKATTVETPNQSGTLKPSPISSDTKAALSKASGKETALSAQSALDASAVGKETHKGLTPEATAVHSTHVNPVTEDTSFTEGETDNSSQDENERNEEGGEDEKKSGEIEAAVKNSPRSAEGQSEKTQGLSVKTDHALVTVIPDRPRDSQTSDSDSDGPILYRDEEEDDEEDEYTNSSLAIKIRRRDTLNIKLGNRPSKRELEEKNILPRSSETERHELRQQIGSKLVRRLSQRPSTEELEQRNILRQKNEAEEQEAKQEIKRRLSRKLSVRPTVAELIARRILRFNEYVEVTDAKDYDRRADKPWTRLTPADKAAIRKELNEFKSREMEVHEDSKQFTRFHRP
- the phactr2 gene encoding phosphatase and actin regulator 2 isoform X4, translated to MEHDVDGLEKSSSLASCDVVVDSATNTQNPPASRQQRGKLSSLGKLFKPWKWRKKKTSDKFQDLSKVLERKISTRQTREELIKKGVLIPDQDESINSQNLNGHATSSVTSEEVKVDIESPETVLQEQATGPVRTEDKPARCDTKPVARAHQARPQDIQAKKLQSATLPASSSKSAGGTAATNRHKEVATGTKKTTKTTVKTGSSTQAKANPRGSNNTSRVIAKSSHPKKTGGTAKTTPASTSNPRSRTSKDAGGPAQTDRTNARTNRKSCTPNSSSLPHKATTVETPNQSGTLKPSPISSDTKAALSKASGKETALSAQSALDASAVGKETHKGLTPEATAVHSTHVNPVTEDTSFTEGETDNSSQDENERNEEGGEDEKKSGEIEAAVKNSPRSAEGQSEKTQGLSVKTDHALVTVIPDRPRDSQTSDSDSDGPILYRDEEEDDEEDEYTNSSLAIKIRRRDTLNIKLGNRPSKRELEEKNILPRSSETERHELRQQIGSKLVRRLSQRPSTEELEQRNILRQKNEAEEQEAKQEIKRRLSRKLSVRPTVAELIARRILRFNEYVEVTDAKDYDRRADKPWTRLTPADKAAIRKELNEFKSREMEVHEDSKQFTRFHRP
- the phactr2 gene encoding phosphatase and actin regulator 2 isoform X3, which encodes MGQTAVSAVSQTASVDGLEKSSSLASCDVVVDSATNTQNPPASRQQRGKLSSLGKLFKPWKWRKKKTSDKFQDLSKVLERKISTRQTREELIKKGVLIPDQDESINSQNLNGHATSSVTSEEVKVDIESPETVLQEQATGPVRTEDKPARCDTKPVARAHQARPQDIQAKKLQSATLPASSSKSAGGTAATNRHKEVATGTKKTTKTTVKTGSSTQAKANPRGSNNTSRVIAKSSHPKKTGGTAKTTPASTSNPRSRTSKDAGGPAQTDRTNARTNRKSCTPNSSSLPHKATTVETPNQSGTLKPSPISSDTKAALSKASGKETALSAQSALDASAVGKETHKGLTPEATAVHSTHVNPVTEDTSFTEGETDNSSQDENERNEEGGEDEKKSGEIEAAVKNSPRSAEGQSEKTQGLSVKTDHALVTVIPDRPRDSQTSDSDSDGPILYRDEEEDDEEDEYTNSSLAIKIRRRDTLNIKLGNRPSKRELEEKNILPRSSETERHELRQQIGSKLVRRLSQRPSTEELEQRNILRQKNEAEEQEAKQEIKRRLSRKLSVRPTVAELIARRILRFNEYVEVTDAKDYDRRADKPWTRLTPADKAAIRKELNEFKSREMEVHEDSKQFTRFHRP